Proteins from a single region of Haloarcula laminariae:
- the coxB gene encoding cytochrome c oxidase subunit II: protein MTRRRAGLVALFGAALLAFVAEPVAAQPSASTTVEQIWDLNMNLLAVAIPITLLVEGILVYTVWRFRNKEEALPTMENRRLEITWTIATAVILLFVGIASYQVMASPFVTAESTNQAQLQTEEVEHIQVEAYRYGWTFYYNGSSFDQGADVSSTGTLRLPAEQEVNLRVTSNDWLHAFHVPSLGLKADAFPGQYNRLRTVPTETGTYQLYCAEYCGSGHSQMLGTVQVMPQDEYNQWLQDQQSSDSSGNETSNAADNSTSGNATATPAGTPTPSATATSA, encoded by the coding sequence ATGACTCGGAGACGCGCCGGTCTGGTCGCGCTGTTCGGCGCCGCGTTGCTCGCGTTCGTCGCCGAACCCGTCGCCGCACAGCCATCGGCCTCCACGACGGTCGAGCAGATATGGGACCTCAACATGAACCTGCTCGCCGTGGCCATCCCAATCACCCTGCTGGTCGAGGGAATCCTCGTCTACACCGTCTGGCGGTTCCGAAACAAGGAGGAGGCGCTGCCGACGATGGAGAACCGACGCCTCGAGATAACATGGACGATTGCGACGGCCGTCATCCTGCTTTTCGTCGGCATCGCGTCCTACCAGGTGATGGCCAGCCCGTTCGTGACGGCCGAATCGACCAACCAGGCACAGCTGCAGACTGAGGAAGTCGAACACATCCAGGTCGAGGCGTACCGCTACGGCTGGACGTTCTACTACAACGGGTCGAGCTTCGACCAGGGGGCCGACGTGTCCTCGACCGGAACGCTCCGATTGCCGGCCGAACAGGAAGTGAACTTGCGGGTCACCTCGAACGACTGGCTCCACGCGTTCCACGTGCCCAGCCTCGGCCTGAAAGCCGACGCCTTCCCGGGCCAGTACAACCGCCTCCGGACCGTGCCGACCGAGACGGGGACCTACCAGCTATACTGTGCTGAGTACTGCGGTTCGGGCCACTCCCAGATGCTTGGTACCGTCCAGGTGATGCCACAGGACGAGTACAACCAGTGGCTCCAGGACCAGCAGTCGAGTGACAGCAGCGGAAACGAAACGAGCAACGCCGCCGACAACAGCACGTCGGGCAACGCGACGGCGACGCCCGCCGGTACCCCGACGCCCAGCGCGACCGCGACCTCGGCCTGA